In the genome of Leeuwenhoekiella sp. MAR_2009_132, one region contains:
- a CDS encoding polysaccharide biosynthesis C-terminal domain-containing protein has protein sequence MLISIDVFFLKIYTDFETLAYYGTSVKIIFLISTVVSTISSFYAVQIADLYVNDKTQLQQILKNGVRAITGLSLVLSVVLFCFSEFILNVFGASYTAANESLQILIIGHFLSTLCGITAVYLNMTKKQVTLQYILIATVLFNVFLNYILVPKMGMKGAAIASALSVVLWNICAVLIVYKKDKIVLFIH, from the coding sequence TTGCTAATAAGTATTGATGTATTTTTTCTTAAAATATATACAGATTTTGAAACACTCGCATATTATGGAACTTCAGTAAAAATTATTTTTCTAATTTCTACAGTTGTAAGTACGATAAGCTCTTTTTATGCGGTTCAAATAGCAGATTTGTATGTTAACGATAAAACGCAGCTGCAGCAAATTTTAAAAAATGGTGTACGCGCTATAACAGGTCTTTCTCTGGTACTGTCTGTGGTTTTATTTTGTTTTTCAGAATTTATTCTCAATGTGTTTGGAGCATCGTACACGGCTGCAAATGAGTCGCTTCAAATTTTAATTATTGGTCATTTTTTAAGTACACTTTGTGGCATCACGGCGGTATACTTAAATATGACTAAAAAACAAGTAACACTGCAATACATTTTAATAGCTACAGTACTTTTTAATGTGTTTCTTAATTATATACTGGTTCCTAAAATGGGAATGAAAGGAGCGGCTATAGCTTCTGCTCTCAGTGTTGTTTTATGGAATATTTGTGCCGTATTAATTGTCTATAAAAAAGACAAAATAGTGCTCTTCATTCATTAA